ATTGAAGGTTTTTTTGTTACCGTACTTAATAATACAAATCCAGCACCAATTAAAATCACTTGGACTAAGACAATTCCTATATAAGTTGAATGATCTTTAATAAAATTCTTTAAATGCATAATACTCCTAAAATGAACTAAATATTATCATAAAATGGCCTATCTGTCAATGACTTTTTATCCTTTTATTAAATTCTATCAGATCTTTTTATAATTATGAAAAACCGCTTAGCGGCAAGCGGTTAGGTATTTATTAATTAGTGCGTGTAAACGCCAAAAATTTTTCTCGGTGAGTAAGGCTAAGTAATCTTTTACGTAGATGTTAACATCTTTATCTCTATACATTTCAATCAAAAACTCTTTTCTTTGGATCATCGAAATATCCCCTATTAAATAAAAGAAAACATCTCTTACAGCAGATCGAAATTTTTCTTCGTGCTGGATAATTTTTTTATGAAAATAATATTTTTCAAAAAGTAATTTTTTTAAATTATCTAGTTCTATCCCTATATCTAATTCAACATTAATTAATCTGCCTTCTGTATAAATAAAGTATCCTTTTTCTAGATAATTTCTATACTTATCGATTTGCTTTTTGCTTGCTCTATAGATACTTTGGCGGAGCTTTCTTTTTAAATGCTTTTTATGTATTTTGAACGGAGTTTCATATTAATTTCGCTTCCTATTTCTTGCTTTACAGATAACAGCACTTCTCCCATTAACAAGTTATCCAAAAAGTCATCAAGACTTAAAAAACCAAGATATAAAGCATCTTCTATGTCATCAGACAAATAAGATATAGTATCCGCTAAATCAACTAGCTGACCTTCCAAAATTAGATATTCAGTGCCAGGACACTTTACTTTAATCCCGTCAATAACTCCCTTTGTAAGATTAAGGCCGTCAAAATAAGGACTATATTGTTCAAGCTTTTCAACAACCTTGAACGATTGCTCGTTATGATCAAACCCTTTATAGTCTAACTCTTTAAAAATAGAATCCATTTCTCTCTCGAAAACATGACCGAATGGACCATACCCTAAATCATGAGCATTAGCAATGGCTCTTGCCAAATCGATATTTAATCCAAGGCTATCGGCTAATCTTTCACTGTTAAGATCCACAGAACCGGTATGAGTTAATCTTGTTCTTTAAATAGTAGGCATTAATGCGGTATCTCCGCAATCATAATATCCAATCCTTGAAACTTGTGTTTTATCTTCCAATGCCCTGTAAACAGGACAATCCAAAATACGCTCTCTATCTCTATAAAAATGAGAATTCCCAGATTTTATTTCCCTATATTTCCTAGATAAAGCTTCCCTTCTAGAAATTACATATACTCCTCTATCTATTTGCTTAAACAAAAATATCACCTTCTTTTTTAAAGTGCACCAACAAATTTTATATTATCAGTCAAAAAAGAACAAATTATTTAGATTGTAGAAAAGTTATTTTTAGACGGCCGTAAATTCTTTGATCAAACTGTTTTAGATTTTCAAATAAAGGAACTTCTGTTCTGCTGTCAGACTCCAAAACAATAATCCCTTGGGGTTTAAGTTTTTTTCCTGCGGCTTCTACAACTTTAAAATCTATTTCCTTATGCGGAGGGGTTATAAAAATCAAATCAAAGGCTTCGCCCGTATGATTAACAAAAAGATGCGCATCTTCTTGATAAACCCTTTCCGTAAACCCAAGCTTCTCAAGATTCTCTTTTATAAGTATTGAAGTTTTCTTATTATTTTCAACAAATTCTACACTTACAGCACCTCTGCTCAATGCTTCTAATCCAACTGCGCCAGTACCAGCATATAAATCCAAAACTTGTTTTTCCTCAATCCAACCACCCAAAATATTAAAAATAGATTCCCTAACTTTATCAGGCATCGGTTTCAAGTTTTCAATCCTGACAGTCGGAGGACCTTTTATTATAAATCCTTTTTTTATACCGCTTATAATTCTCATTCTAAATGAACTATCTCCTCTATTGATCTTATTTTCTCTTTAAGTAATGGATAACGTTTTAACGAAGGATCTTTGGCTATAATACTTTCTGCCATCTCCTTCGCATCTTTAATTAAATCATAATCAGTGAAAGAAGCTAGCTTAAATTCTACATAGCCTGATTGTTTTATACTGAATGTTGCACCGGGCCCCCTTAGAGACAAATCATATTCTGCAAGTTTGAATCCATCCGTGATTTTACTTAGCATTTTCAATCTCTCAATAGTTTGAGGATTCTTTGAATCAGTAAATAGCATAAAAAAAGACTGCTCACCTGCGCGCCCTATCCTACCCCTAAGCTGATGAAGTTGCGCTAAACCAAACCTATCTGCGTTCTCAATCATCATAATTGTCAATTGAGGAATGTCTATACCCACTTCCACAACAGTTGTAGCAATTAATATCTTTGTTAATCCTTTTCGAAAATTATCCAAAACCATTTTTTTCTCGTCTGCATTTATTTTTCCATGCAGCAAACCAACTCTGAATTCTTTAAAAATGTCTTTTGATAAACGTTCATATTCCTCTTCTACCGCTTTTATTCCAAACTTATCATTCTTTAGAATAGCCGGACAGATTACAAATGCTTGTTTTCCTTTTTTGATTTTTTCTCTAATAAACTCATAAGCATCTGCTCTTTTTTTTGAGGGCACTAAAAAAGACTTAACTTTTCTTTCACCTTTTGGCATAT
This sequence is a window from bacterium CG_4_10_14_0_2_um_filter_33_32. Protein-coding genes within it:
- the rsmD gene encoding 16S rRNA (guanine(966)-N(2))-methyltransferase RsmD; translation: MRIISGIKKGFIIKGPPTVRIENLKPMPDKVRESIFNILGGWIEEKQVLDLYAGTGAVGLEALSRGAVSVEFVENNKKTSILIKENLEKLGFTERVYQEDAHLFVNHTGEAFDLIFITPPHKEIDFKVVEAAGKKLKPQGIIVLESDSRTEVPLFENLKQFDQRIYGRLKITFLQSK